From Dehalococcoidia bacterium:
CCACCCAATTCCACAATCTGTATGAGGATAGTAAGACACTGCTCCGATGCAAAATTTGTAAGAAGGATGTCGGGGTTCTCGTACTTGACCCTGGTAAGGTAGGACGACAAGTCGACGGTTCCCTGAGGAACGTACTGTTCATAGCTAACGTTCACGCCAGCGGCCTCTAGTTTTTGCCGCATCGCACGATTCTCGTCACGTAGCTCGACGTCGTCCATGCACAGAAGGGCTACAGTTTTGGGCTTGAGCTTATTGAGAATAAAATCTACCACCGAGTCTCCAACATCAGCCAAATTCGGCATCACGGTGCGCACTGTATATGGTCTGTCACTTATGTCTTTAGGCGTGGCACCTAAACTAAACACTGGGACCCTAACCTCTTCGGCAGCATCCGAAGCAACGCTTAGTTGGGGTGAGCTTCCCCCTCCGAAAAGGACTGCGGATACCTTCTCATTCTGGGCCAACTTTGTGTAGCCAGCCTTGGTGTTTGCAACCTGACTTTGGTCATCGAATTTTATGACCTTGATAGACCTACCCCCCAGAATGCCCCCCATCTTTTCCACCTGTTTCATGACCACGCTTATGGCCTCATCACCCAGAGCGCCAGCCGCAGCATACGGCCCGGAATAAGGCGAAAGGACGCCGATCTTCACAGGCTCACTGGAGACAGTCGGTGCAGGGGTTGTTGTTGTTACTACAGGGGTTGTCGATTCCTCTTCATCATCGTCACCGCAGGCCGCCAGGAGGGGCACCATCAATACCAGGGCCAACATTAGTATCAACACTTCGCACCAAAGATTCCTTTTCGGTCGCATTTTCAATCCTCCTGAACATATTTGGTTCTTCGATACTCCAGATACATAGACACACATGAGGCTTAATACTCTCGGAAACCTTGCCTGCTGCAGATTAATTCCAAACGTGAAGTCATTTTGTCTGTATAGTCACCTCCCTTCATCGAACTCATTGCATCCCATGAGCCGGATTGATAAAGATGGCCCACGGGATGCAATCGCAGACACCAGCCCCATTGAATTATACGGGGTTGCCGCCCTCATCTTTGAGATTTCCGTCAAGATTGTTGCCTAAGCGAACCTCAGTTCAGTGCGATCTATCAGTTCCTTCTGCACGTTTGGGTCTAGATTGACAAAGAACGCGCTGTATCCGGCCACTCTGACCACCAGGGTCTTGTATTGATCGGGGTGGCTCTGGGCCTCTCGCAGGGTTTGGGCATCCACCACATTGAACTGTATGTGATTGCCTCCCAACTCCATGTAAGTCTTGATAAGGGCCAGCAACTTCTCAAGCGATTCGTTGTTGGCCAAAGCAGATGGGTGGAACTTCAAATTGAAGATGTTGGAGCTGTATTTGACCGGATTCATGGCTACAACACCGGAGTGGATCAGCGCAGTGGGTCCGTTTCGATCGGTTCCGGGTGTAGCAGACGTGGTGCCATCAGTGAGAGTCACTCCCTTCTTTCTCCCGCTGGGAAGTGCTCCGACCAACCCTCCATACCAGCTGTGTATGGCAACCACAACCCCATGAGGCCTGCCATCAGCCTTTCCCAGATGCGACTTATATGTAAGCTCCTCTTTCATGAATTCGTCATAGAATTCCCTCACGATGCGGTCCACACAGTCGTCCTGATTGCCATATTTGGGAGCTGACAGAAGCAGATGGTGCAAAGCCTCGTATCCCTCGAAGTTCACCCGCAGGGCTTCGAGTAGATCTTTTATGGTGATTTTCTCTTCCTCGAATACCAGTCTTTTTATCGCCGCCATAGAGTTGGCCACATCAACCACGCCAACCAAGCAATCGGCGTCGCTGCCGAATTTGGCGCCGCCCGCGAGAATATCCTTGCCCCTTTTCAGACACTCATCTGTCAGAGAAGCAGCAAAGGGGGTTGGCAAAAACGCTGCGTCGACATTCTCCGCGATGCAGCTGGCCTTTCTGCCCAGTTCGGCGAAATAGGCAAGCTGTTTCTTCAGAGCCGCGTTCAATTCCGCATAGGTCTGAAAATCTTCGACCTTCCCTGTTTGAAGACCCAGTTGCTTGCCTGAGATAGGATCGATCCCGTTGTTAAGGGTCATCTCCAGTAGCTTGGGAAAATTGATCAGGGCACCCCATGCACTATCGATAGCGTGAACTGGCCCGGTTTGAACGCAACCGACAACTGCGAAATCATATGCCTCCTCCAGAGAGCAGTCCTTCCAACGGTCAAGGTGACGCTCCACGGCAATGTGACCATTGATGAAGCAAGGTTTCCCCAGGCCGACTCTCACAACTTCAGCGCATTTCATCAGGAATTCGTGGGACAGCCGGTTGTGCCATATCACCACGGTACTTGGCTGAAGCATGCGCACCCGGCTGTCGGCCTCCAGAACCAGGAAATCAATCTCGTTGCTGGCATCCTGGCCATCGCGAGTGAATCCACCCAAGGCAATGGTCTGGCCCGTGTGCAATTGTGCTCCCGTACCCATGAGTACGCCCACAAATATTCCCACCTCAGAAAACTTAATGAACAGCAGTTCCAGAAGCTCAATGACTTCTTCTCGTGTAATGCCCTCTTCTTCAATATTCTTCCGGTAGAAGGGATACATGTATTGGGGGAAGCGCCCAGGCGCAATGCCGGGCTCGGCAGCCTCTATCCAAGCCGCGGCATGAATGAACCAGAACGATTGGATGGCCTCACGGAAGTCTCTGGCGGGCTTGGCCGGTACCCGGCGGCAGGTCTTGGCGATTCGCCGCAATTCTGCCTTTCGTTCGGCATCGATTTCCTTGTCCGCCATCTCCTCAGCCAGAATGGCATATCGCTGGGCCCAGGCAATTACCGCTCTGGCAGTGATGATCACCGCATGGTAGAAATCCAGCCGGCTGAAATCGTCATGCAGATCGGGGGCAACCCTGGCCATCGCCTGCTCCGCCTCCTCGATCACGCCTTCTAGGCCCTTTCCCAAGACCTTTCCATAGTCGGGATTGCAGAACCCCATCGGGGTTCCGGCAGAATCGGCAAGAATGCCATGCCGGTTCAGATCGCGACGATCCACGCCTGTCAACGTCTGAAAGATGCTGGTCACCTTGGATGCATGCGTCTTATCCCTGAAATAGGCCACCGCCTCCTCGATATGTCGCACCTCTTCCTCATTCAAGCTGACCTGGCCGAATGAGGTTTTCCGGGACATTCTCATCGGGTTAGTGGACCATTCTGGATACGGATTGACGCCCCGGGGGTATTGGGTGAGGCTACCTACGATAGGGTTTTCGTCAATGTACAGCGTCATCCCCCTCAGATACTTGTCGAATACCTTTGCCCTAGTTATAATCGAGGATTCTCCACCGGCTTCTCTGTAGGCCTCTATCACGAACCTGATCCGCTCCGTGGACAACCTCACCTCGCTTTCAAAAAAACTATCCTTTACCCGTTTGACCTTATCGGTCAGTGCCGGTTTCTCCATTACCTGATAACTCATCATTTCATCCCCTCCTTTGAAAAGAGTCTTAAGCAATCTGGCTTTTTGTTGGCTGCCATTCTTACGACGTTATCACTCAGTCACTGGAGGCACTGGCGGGCTGTTCTAACACTGCTCTGCGAATTTATGCTGGAGAAGTCTCTGTCGCGGGTCACGTGTCAGAGACTTCACAGTTCAATCCTTTGCTAGAAATCCTACGACTTCTTCTGACGTGAGCCTACCTATTTCCTCCCAGTTATAGCCCAAACTCAGAAGAATGTCGTTGGTGTGCTCTCCGACTTCCGGATAAGAACTGCGGATCTTGCCCGGTGTCTTGCTGAGTTGCACCGGGATGCCGACGATCTTTGTGGGCCCCCGCCGGGGATCGTTGATCTCACAAATATATCCGTTGGCCACAACCTGAGGATCAATCGCGGCTTCAGCATAGCTGTTGACACGCGTGACTGACCCAAAACCTGCCTCCTTAAACAGCTTCAGCCATTCATCTCTAGACTTTGTGAGGAAAATCTGGTCCAACACAGTAACCAGTTCGTCGCGATTGTCAACTCGGGCATTGGCGCTGGCGAACTTAGGATTATCGTTGAGATGCTCAATGCCCATGGCCTTGGAAAAAGCAGGCCACCTTTTATCCGGAACCCCGGTGATAGCTAGCCAATCATCTTTGGCCTTGAAAATCATGTATAAACCAGATACGAGCCCAATTCCTCTCGGGTATTTCGGCGGTAGCTGACCACTCAAGAGATAATAATTCATCTCCTGCGCTTGGACGGAAAGCGCTGATGCCAGAAGAGATGTGCCCACCTGCTGACCTATTCCCGTTCGCTCTCGGAAAAACAATGCCACCATAATACCATAGGCTAGATACAAGGCACTTGCGTGGTCACAGGCAGGTGTGGCAATTGGCCGGGGTGATTCGTTGGATGGTCCGTTGTGCTTGACTAATCCACTTCTTGATTGTCCCGAAAGGTCAAACGCCGGCAGATCTTTGTCATCACCCTCCAGCCCATATGCCGTAGGCCATGCATAGATGATTTGTGGGTTGTACGTGGATATGGTTTGGTAGTCTAGCCTCATCCTCTCCACCACGCTCGAGCGGAAGTTGAGCAAAAAAACATCGCTCAACTTTACCAGCTTAATTAGTATCTCTCTGCCTTTCTCCTTTTTCAAATCAACGGCTATGCTTCTTTTGTTGCGATTGCAGCGCAAGTGACTAGCTGTAGTAAGCGCGTCTGAAGGACTGCTAACCTTATTAGAAACCCGAAGCCCATTCATTAGATCACCATATCTCGGCTCCAACTTGATAACCTCGGCTCCCATATCACCAAGCATGCCTGATGCTAGCGGGCCCATAATAGCTTGAGAGAGATCTAGGACCCTGATTCCTTCTAGCGGCAACATTCTGTAAACTCCTTCGCGCCCCTTGTTTTGCGCCGTCTAATCTTGTATTGGTTCAACTTCGAAATCAAACCCACCTTCGCCTCGGTTTAGTCAATCTTCACACTTCTGCTCCCGTTTTCCGAACATCACGGCGATTTTTGTGCTGTGTGATGGACAGCGCCAGATTCTTTCCCTAGCAGTCCTCTTCCTTTGGCGGCTTTGCGCAAATCCTCAAACACGGCTAGGTGATCAATATAGAAGAGTTCAGATGGACCGAACGAGTTTGGCAGGTCTTTCACAGATTCTGTACCTAAATAACAGACGTCGTGGCACAAGCCGCACATAGTACAATGTCCCAGGCCTTCCTCAACTGCCTGTGCCACCCTGTCAGCCTCATCCCTCGGGTCATAGAAACGCAGCGCTATCTTCAACAAGGCGGCTGGACCGCAGAATTCAGTGAGGTCCATGTCGTCGTTTATCACTGGACATACCGTATAACACAGCATACATTCCGTGCATCGATATAGCCCACACATCTTTTCGTATGCTTCAAAGGAGACGCTTGGCATTTCCTCCATCGGCTTTTCCCTTCGGAGGTATGGCATAATGCTATGTAGCTTCGATTTAATCTTGCCTCGATCCACCACCAGATCCCTGATAACAGGGAGATTTTTCAATGGCTCTATAGTGATCTTGCCCGGATTAACCGGCGACATACAGGCCAGCACTGGTTTTCCGTCGACCATTACACCACAGCGACCGCACCATATACCTCGGCAACCGTAATCAAAAGCTATACCCTCGTACTCTTCGTAGATGTAGACCAGAACTTCCAGCACCGACAGGTATTGCTTCCACGGGATCTCGTATACCTTATAGTATGGCTTGACATCTGTGGCCGGATCATATCTGAAAACTGTGGCTAAAACTCTATCGGTCATTTCAATACCTCCCTGATTTGTTCAGGTGAAACCTCTGTCCAGACAATTGGCTTCTTTTCAACGACCATTCTGCCGTTGACCTGCTTGATGCAAACGTTTGCCAACCAGTTCGCGTTGTCCTCCTCCGGATAATCGACCCTGAAATGATTAAGCCTGCTCTCAGTCCGCATAAGCGCAGACTTGGCGACCATCTCCTGGACGTCGATCATAAATTCCGTTTCCAGTGCTTCAACAAACTCTCGGTTCCATGTACGTGTCTTTAATGCCACCCACATTCTTGGATAGTCTTCCCTCCTGATGCGCTCAAGCTCGGCGATACACTCTCTCAGCCCCCCGTCTGTCCTATCAAGGCCAATATACTTCGGCGCAAGTCTCTGCACACGATGCCGAATCACGTGTGATCTAAGCGGATTTTTTGGCTTTCTCTCTAGGATATTGTAGACCCTATTACGCTCCTCAGAAGCTTGCTTGAAATCCATTTCTTGCTTTTCAATTCCAGCAGCTCTTGCGGCAGCGGATTTTCCGGCCTGCAATCCCCACGCATTGCCATCCCAGGCGGTAGTACCGAGCCCAACGGCATACAACCCTGGAACAGTGGTTTCATGTTTTTCATCTATTACAGCCTGTGCTAAGGATCCCATTCCCCAATCATAGAGAGATGGTGCGACTTCGATTAGTTCCGCACACGCATCCCATCCGAGTTTTTCCTTCGC
This genomic window contains:
- a CDS encoding 2Fe-2S iron-sulfur cluster-binding protein, whose amino-acid sequence is MTDRVLATVFRYDPATDVKPYYKVYEIPWKQYLSVLEVLVYIYEEYEGIAFDYGCRGIWCGRCGVMVDGKPVLACMSPVNPGKITIEPLKNLPVIRDLVVDRGKIKSKLHSIMPYLRREKPMEEMPSVSFEAYEKMCGLYRCTECMLCYTVCPVINDDMDLTEFCGPAALLKIALRFYDPRDEADRVAQAVEEGLGHCTMCGLCHDVCYLGTESVKDLPNSFGPSELFYIDHLAVFEDLRKAAKGRGLLGKESGAVHHTAQKSP
- a CDS encoding CoA transferase translates to MLPLEGIRVLDLSQAIMGPLASGMLGDMGAEVIKLEPRYGDLMNGLRVSNKVSSPSDALTTASHLRCNRNKRSIAVDLKKEKGREILIKLVKLSDVFLLNFRSSVVERMRLDYQTISTYNPQIIYAWPTAYGLEGDDKDLPAFDLSGQSRSGLVKHNGPSNESPRPIATPACDHASALYLAYGIMVALFFRERTGIGQQVGTSLLASALSVQAQEMNYYLLSGQLPPKYPRGIGLVSGLYMIFKAKDDWLAITGVPDKRWPAFSKAMGIEHLNDNPKFASANARVDNRDELVTVLDQIFLTKSRDEWLKLFKEAGFGSVTRVNSYAEAAIDPQVVANGYICEINDPRRGPTKIVGIPVQLSKTPGKIRSSYPEVGEHTNDILLSLGYNWEEIGRLTSEEVVGFLAKD
- a CDS encoding pyruvate formate lyase family protein yields the protein MMSYQVMEKPALTDKVKRVKDSFFESEVRLSTERIRFVIEAYREAGGESSIITRAKVFDKYLRGMTLYIDENPIVGSLTQYPRGVNPYPEWSTNPMRMSRKTSFGQVSLNEEEVRHIEEAVAYFRDKTHASKVTSIFQTLTGVDRRDLNRHGILADSAGTPMGFCNPDYGKVLGKGLEGVIEEAEQAMARVAPDLHDDFSRLDFYHAVIITARAVIAWAQRYAILAEEMADKEIDAERKAELRRIAKTCRRVPAKPARDFREAIQSFWFIHAAAWIEAAEPGIAPGRFPQYMYPFYRKNIEEEGITREEVIELLELLFIKFSEVGIFVGVLMGTGAQLHTGQTIALGGFTRDGQDASNEIDFLVLEADSRVRMLQPSTVVIWHNRLSHEFLMKCAEVVRVGLGKPCFINGHIAVERHLDRWKDCSLEEAYDFAVVGCVQTGPVHAIDSAWGALINFPKLLEMTLNNGIDPISGKQLGLQTGKVEDFQTYAELNAALKKQLAYFAELGRKASCIAENVDAAFLPTPFAASLTDECLKRGKDILAGGAKFGSDADCLVGVVDVANSMAAIKRLVFEEEKITIKDLLEALRVNFEGYEALHHLLLSAPKYGNQDDCVDRIVREFYDEFMKEELTYKSHLGKADGRPHGVVVAIHSWYGGLVGALPSGRKKGVTLTDGTTSATPGTDRNGPTALIHSGVVAMNPVKYSSNIFNLKFHPSALANNESLEKLLALIKTYMELGGNHIQFNVVDAQTLREAQSHPDQYKTLVVRVAGYSAFFVNLDPNVQKELIDRTELRFA
- a CDS encoding ABC transporter substrate-binding protein, which encodes MRPKRNLWCEVLILMLALVLMVPLLAACGDDDEEESTTPVVTTTTPAPTVSSEPVKIGVLSPYSGPYAAAGALGDEAISVVMKQVEKMGGILGGRSIKVIKFDDQSQVANTKAGYTKLAQNEKVSAVLFGGGSSPQLSVASDAAEEVRVPVFSLGATPKDISDRPYTVRTVMPNLADVGDSVVDFILNKLKPKTVALLCMDDVELRDENRAMRQKLEAAGVNVSYEQYVPQGTVDLSSYLTRVKYENPDILLTNFASEQCLTILIQIVELGGWGNIKWVSWSAASASRISVKPEAAEGTYHWVYWVPGLNYPGAKEMEQAYLETVGHLPSTAAHYYAFWVCIKAIELAGSDDPVEIAKAARSGDLRWESPGGPYTIQPDGVHSNDGEVLISKGGKLVQVE